A region of the Peredibacter starrii genome:
GCAACACATGGTTTACCCATACCACGAGCAACAACCGCCGCGTGAGAAGTCATACCACCACGAGCTGTTAGAATACCTGTTGAAGCAACCATACCGCCGATGTCTTCCGGAGAAGTTTCAGCACGAACAAGCACAACTTTTTTACCGGCCTTATGCCACTCTTCCGCGTGAGCAGAAGTGAACACCATTTGACCAGAGGCCGCACCCGGAGAAGCTGGAAGACCTGTAGCAATTAAGGTCTTCTTCGCTTTTGGATCAAGACGTGGGTGAAGAAGTTGGTTTAGATCTTCTGGAGAGATACGAAGAATCGCCTCTTTCTCAGTGATCATGCCTTCTGCCACGAGATCAACCGCTACTTTAAGAGCAGCATTTACAGTACGTTTAGCATTACGAGTCTGAAGGATCCATAGCTTACCATTCTCGATAGTAAACTCGATGTCCTGCATGTCTTTGTAATGTCTCTCAAGCATTTTGTAGTCTTCAACAAGGTCAGCATACGCCTTTGGCATAACTTCCTCGAGAGTCTTGTGGTGCTTGTTTGATTCCATTTTAGAATCATTGTTGATTGGTTGCGGAGTACGAATACCGGCCACAACGTCTTCACCTTGAGCATTTACCAGGAACTCACCGAAGAACTTTTTCTCTCCAGTAGATGGATCACGAGTAAAACATACACCTGTGGCACAAGTGTCACCCATGTTACCAAACACCATTGATTGAACGTTTACAGCTGTTCCCCAATCATGAGGAATGTTATTCATTTCACGGTATTTCATCGCACGGTTATTGTTCCAAGAACCAAATACCGCACCAATTGAACGCCACAGTTGTTCCATCGGATCTTGTGGGAAAACGATCCCGTGATCTTCAAGAAGAACGCTCTTATAAACTTTCACCAGCTCTTCAAGATCTGCAGCAGTCAAAGCAGTGTCTTCATGCACACCACGAGCTTCTTTTAGATCCTCAAGATTTGATTCAAGGTGAGAAGTATTCACACCAAGAACAACGTTCGAGAACATTTGAATGAAACGACGGTAAGAGTCCCAGGCAAAACGTGGGTTACCTGTTTTCTTTGCGATCCCTTGAACAGTCTTATCGTTAAGACCAAGGTTAAGAACTGTATCCATCATCCCTGGCATTGAAGCGCGAGCGCCAGAACGAACAGAGAAAAGAAGTGGGTTTTCAACATCACCAAATTTCTTACCTGTTAGTTTTTCAACCCATGAAAGTGATTCCAGCACCTGGTCTTTGATTTCTTTTGAGATCTCTTTGTTGGTCTTATAGAAATCAAGACATGCTTCAGTTGAAACTGTGAACCCAGGAGGAACAGAAAGTTTCATTGAGCACATCTCAGCGAGGTTTGCACCTTTACCACCGAGGAGGGCCTTCATGTCTTTGTTCCCATCCGTTTGTTCAGCAGAAAATTTATAAACCCATTGTTTCATTTCAAGTTCCCCTTATAGAGAAAATTTTTCTTTAATGTATGACTTAACTTTATCAAGTGCTACGCGCTCTTGAACCATTGTATCGCGATCACGAACTGTCACTGAGTGATCAGTAAGTGTGTCGAAGTCAACTGTGATACAGGCCGGAGTACCGATCTCGTCTTGACGACGGTAACGCTTACCAATTGAACCAGCAGTGTCGTACTCACATTTGAAATCTTTTTGTAGTTCACGAAGAAGTGCTGTAGCAGGACCTTCAAGATCTGGCTTCTTCATAAGCGGCATGATCGCCGCTTTGATTGGAGCAAGTGAAGGTTTAAATCTCATTACTACGCGTTCTTTCTCAGCGTCGCCCGGGAATTCAGTACGGTATGCATCTGACATAACTGCAAGCATACAGCGGTCACAACCAACTGAAGTCTCAAGCACGTATGGAAGATATTTTTTATTTCCATCAAGCTGATCAACGTAGTTAAGGTTTTTCTTAGAGTATTCCTGATGTTGTTTAAGATCGAAGTCTGTACGAGAGTGAATACCTTCCATCTCTCCCCAACCGTGAGCGAATTGGTACTCGATATCGAAAGCAGCATCAGCGTAGTGAGCAAGTTGCTCGTGCTTTTTCCACTGAAGACGCTCTTTACGAAGACCGTTCTCAAGGTGCCAGTTCCAGCGAAGTTCTTTCCACATCTCCATCGCTTCAGCTTGAGTGCCTGGCTTAATGAAGTATTGCATTTCCATTTGTTCGAACTCACGAGTTCTGAAAATGAAGTTACCTGGAGTGATTTCGTTACGGAACGCTTTACCGATCTGAGCAATACCGAATGGAAGCTTTCTTCTCATTGTTGTTTGCACGTTCGGGAAGTTTACGAAGATACCTTGAGCTGTTTCAGGACGAAGGTAAACTTTCGCAGAAGTATCTTCAACCGGACCCATTTGAGTTGAGAACATAAGGTTGAAGTTACGAGGTTCAGTGAATGAATCTTTAGCGCCACAATTTGAACATGGAGCTGATAGGTCGATGTTGTCTGCGCGGAAACGAGACTTACAAACTTTACAGTCCACTAGTGGATCAGTGAAGTTATCAACGTGACCTGAGGCCTTCCACACTGTTGGGTGCATAAGGATAGCAGCATCTACGCCATCAACATCATCACGATAAGTCATGGCCTTCCACCAAGACTGCTTAATATTATTTTTTAATTCAACACCAAGAGGACCCATGTCCCAACAAGAACCAAGTCCACCGTAGATTTCTGAACTTTGGAAAATAAAACCACGATGCTTAGAATGGGCCACTAAATCGGCCATCGATTTCAGATTCTCTTCTGACACAATGCACTCCTGATGAAATAAATGAAGATATAAATCGCGAAAATTTTATCACAGAGACGGTGCTCTTTACTAAGGCAAAATCGAATGACGCAGATTTTGAATAAGGCTATTTTGGGTTTCTATCGGGGCAAAGACTTGGCAATGCATCAAATTAAACAAGATCTTTGATCTTATGACCCTTTAGTTCACTCACAAAAGCTCGGGTCGCTCGACCAAGCATGCCTTTGAGTTTGCAATTAAGGCTTAACTGACATGTATTGGACTCAGAGTTAAAACACTCAACCATATCCAAATCTTCAAATGAGGTAAAAACTTCGGCGACAGATTTATTCGCCATGGCCGGATTGAATTCAATTCCACCTTTGGGACCTGGAACGGTATGGACATAGCCAAGTTCCGAAAGTCTATTCACCACGACACTCAAGTGGTTCTTCTTGATGCCATAAAAATCCGCGATTTCGGCAATAGTGACCTTTCTCTCTTCACGTTGAAGAAAGATCAGCACCCTTAAAGCGTAGTCGGTTTTTAGTGTTAGTTTCATGGTTAGATAAAAGTAGCATATCAAACCTTTTTATTGGAAACAAAGGCATCGCTGAATATTTTTTTAGAGGAAACACCCTTTAAAAATACAGTCTGTTTAAGTTTCTTGACCATATCTGGGTCTCCACAAACCATGACGGTCGTGTTCTTTAAATCAAACTCATGCTTTTTCAGTAGCTCAACCAAATCACCCTGTAAGAAACCTTCTTTGCTCTCTCCCAATAAATAGACCGGGAAATAGTTAAACTGAGAATGCGTTTGTTCAAGATTCTTGAGCTCTTCTACAAGGTAGAGACTCTCTAAACGGAGCCCTCCATGAAAGAGGGTTATCTTGCCCTTGAATCCGTTTGCAATAGCTTCATGAACAATTCCATACAAGGGAGCGAGACCCGTTCCTACTCCTATAAGTAAAAGATCATCGTTCTCCATGTCCTGAGTTAAGTAACACTCACCCACTGGCCCACTTAAAGTGATCTTTTGACCCAGGAGATTTGAATCATACAACCAATTTGACATCGAGCCTTCCGGAACTTTTCTCACGTGGAGTTCAATAATCTGATTGTTTGAAACACTTGCCAAAGAATAGGAACGACACAATTGATCTGTGCGAAAGACATTCACGAATTGCCCGGCCTTATATTCCAGAGGCGAATCAAGCTGGATTTTCAGAATGACAACTGAACTAGAGACCCGCTGTTGAGAGATAATTTCCCCATCAATCGGCGGGCCGGACTCATGAGAATCAAAAACTTCAAAGTCTTTATTGAGAGACTGCTGACAGGTATAAAAAAGCCCTGCTTCTTTCTTTGTGGGCTTAAGCCCCTTTTGCGAAACAAGGTCTACGGGATCATTGGTTTTCATCACACACGACTGACAAATACCACTCTTACAAGAATGAGGAATTTTCTCTCCATTTCGAATTAAACAATCCAAAATAGTTTCTGATTCCTGACCTTGAAATGAACGATCTTTATAAGTCAGCGTGGCCATAAAATTACCCTTGTCTGCCTAGTACTTGTCCACGAACGCTTTCAGCAATGCCAGCAACTTGAGAAATCAATTCTGCTGGAACATTTAGTTCTTTAAGTGTTCCACCTAGAAGTTCAATAACAGCATCAACGTGACTGTCATTCAGACCTCTTGCCACTAAATGCTTATGGCCCTCTTTCATGTTCAGACCTGAATAATTAACAGGTCCACCAAAGGCCATCGTCAAGAATGACTTCTGCTTAGCAATCTGATCTTCCATATCTACATCATCGAAAAAATGACTGATGCGATCGTCGGCCAAAACCTTACGATAAAAGATATCTACGGCTGCATCTACGGCCTTCTCGCCACCAATATTCTCAAATAAGCTACTCATCGAACCCTCCATTTTGAATTGATATATTTTAAATATATCAATTAAGGATCGAAGTAAAGTCCGGAAAAAAAACCGGGTAAAAAGTAACAAAAGGCTGATTTAGATCAGGATTTTATGAGGCTATTCTCTCTGAGAAAGCTCAAATAATTTTCTGTACTCACCATTAAGAGCAATAAGTTCAGGGTGAGTTCCCTCTTCAATCTTCACACCATCTTTCATCACAACGATACGGTTGAAGTCTTTCAGAGTAGAAAGTCTATGAGCAACAGCGATTACTGTTTTATGGCCTGCCACTCGATCAAGAGCGGCCTGTACGATTTTTTCTGATTCGTTATCCAGTGCCGAAGTCGCTTCATCAAACAAAAGCACATCGCGGTTTTTAAGAAACGCACGAGCAATTGTTAGACGCTGACTTTGACCACCAGAGAGTCTTAAACCACGGTCCCCGATCTGAGTATCAAGCTGCTGAGGAAGGTCTTTTACATACTCCCAGGCATAAGAAATTTTAAGAGCGTCCATGATTTCTTCATCCGTGTGCTCATCACCTGTCGTGAGGTTTTCACGAACGGTATCGTTAAACAGGAACACGTCCTGGCTCACAAGAGCGAAGACCTTACGAACTGAAGCAAGTGTGTATTCATTGATGTTCACGCCATCAATCAGGATCTCTCCACCAGTCACATCGTAAAGACGGAGAAGAAGACTAATGAGAGTTGATTTACCAGAACCAGACAATCCAACCAGACCGATTTTTTCGCCCTTAGTGATCACCAGGTTGAAGCCCTTAAGAACAGTTCCTTCTCCATAAGTGAAGGAAACATTTCTGAACTCAATGGTTTTATCAAATGACTTAAGCTCTTTAAGATCACCCTGAGGTTCTTCTTCAACACTCAAAAGTTCGAAGATACGAGAAGCCGCAGCCTGAGCTTGGTTAAGTTTTGCATTGGCCTTGCTGTAACGACGAACGGGATCCATAAACATCGCGAGAGCGGCAACGAATGAAATAAATCCACCGGTAGTTAAGCTACCAGAAGTGATGCGGTGGTGAGCGAAAACGATTACAACCGCGAAGGCAATCGAACCAATCAGTTCCACCAGAGGATGTGAATGCTCTTCGGCAGAGTTGCTTTTACGACGGTGAAACAGAAGCATCTCTTGCGTTCTTTCAAAACGATCGATGATGTATTCCTTAAGTCCGAAGGCCTTAATAATTTTCTGACCATTCAGTGCCTCACCTACAATGTGAGTCATCTCAGCATTATCAGATTGAGCGCGACCAACATATTTACGGATGCGTTTACCCGTAAAATGAAGAGTAATGATGAACAAAGGGGCCACGGCGAAAATCACAAGAGTCAGTTGCCAGTCGTGATAGAAGGCCACACCCAAAAGGGCCAAAGCGGTAATTGGTTCACGAACAACTTCCAAAGAGTTTTTGAAGGCCTCCGAGAAAACCGACGTATCGTTCATGATAGTTGAAATCAAGTTACCGGCCTTCTGTTTCGAATAAAATTTGGCCGGAAGATTTTGAAACTTCAAATAGATCTTAGAACGAATAACACGAGTGGATTTATCCACAACTTGGCGA
Encoded here:
- the ppdK gene encoding pyruvate, phosphate dikinase, with protein sequence MKQWVYKFSAEQTDGNKDMKALLGGKGANLAEMCSMKLSVPPGFTVSTEACLDFYKTNKEISKEIKDQVLESLSWVEKLTGKKFGDVENPLLFSVRSGARASMPGMMDTVLNLGLNDKTVQGIAKKTGNPRFAWDSYRRFIQMFSNVVLGVNTSHLESNLEDLKEARGVHEDTALTAADLEELVKVYKSVLLEDHGIVFPQDPMEQLWRSIGAVFGSWNNNRAMKYREMNNIPHDWGTAVNVQSMVFGNMGDTCATGVCFTRDPSTGEKKFFGEFLVNAQGEDVVAGIRTPQPINNDSKMESNKHHKTLEEVMPKAYADLVEDYKMLERHYKDMQDIEFTIENGKLWILQTRNAKRTVNAALKVAVDLVAEGMITEKEAILRISPEDLNQLLHPRLDPKAKKTLIATGLPASPGAASGQMVFTSAHAEEWHKAGKKVVLVRAETSPEDIGGMVASTGILTARGGMTSHAAVVARGMGKPCVAGCTALVINEKEKTLTVKGKVYKEGDYITFDGANGEVYEGVVPTIEASITADFATFMKWADGVRRLKVRTNADTPEDTKTAIQFGAQGIGLCRTEHMFFAPERILAVREMIFAENEKDRKKALDKLLPFQRSDFAGIFKELNGLPANIRLLDPPLHEFLPHSDKDQEELASALGINVKAVKERNDALHEFNPMLGHRGCRLAVTYPEIYLMQVRAIIEAAIDADKAGIKVLPEIMIPLITEVREYSMIKDECKAEIERVFKEKNHTVKYKMGTMLELPRACIMAGEIAKEVEFFSFGTNDLTQTTFGLSRDDAGKFLPSYTQKGIYPRDPFVSIDQDGVGFLMKHAVSEGKKTNAAVYAGICGEHGGEPQSVEFCHKIGLEYVSCSPFRVPIARLAAAQAALRN
- a CDS encoding glycine--tRNA ligase; this translates as MSEENLKSMADLVAHSKHRGFIFQSSEIYGGLGSCWDMGPLGVELKNNIKQSWWKAMTYRDDVDGVDAAILMHPTVWKASGHVDNFTDPLVDCKVCKSRFRADNIDLSAPCSNCGAKDSFTEPRNFNLMFSTQMGPVEDTSAKVYLRPETAQGIFVNFPNVQTTMRRKLPFGIAQIGKAFRNEITPGNFIFRTREFEQMEMQYFIKPGTQAEAMEMWKELRWNWHLENGLRKERLQWKKHEQLAHYADAAFDIEYQFAHGWGEMEGIHSRTDFDLKQHQEYSKKNLNYVDQLDGNKKYLPYVLETSVGCDRCMLAVMSDAYRTEFPGDAEKERVVMRFKPSLAPIKAAIMPLMKKPDLEGPATALLRELQKDFKCEYDTAGSIGKRYRRQDEIGTPACITVDFDTLTDHSVTVRDRDTMVQERVALDKVKSYIKEKFSL
- a CDS encoding RrF2 family transcriptional regulator → MKLTLKTDYALRVLIFLQREERKVTIAEIADFYGIKKNHLSVVVNRLSELGYVHTVPGPKGGIEFNPAMANKSVAEVFTSFEDLDMVECFNSESNTCQLSLNCKLKGMLGRATRAFVSELKGHKIKDLV
- a CDS encoding 2Fe-2S iron-sulfur cluster binding domain-containing protein; translated protein: MATLTYKDRSFQGQESETILDCLIRNGEKIPHSCKSGICQSCVMKTNDPVDLVSQKGLKPTKKEAGLFYTCQQSLNKDFEVFDSHESGPPIDGEIISQQRVSSSVVILKIQLDSPLEYKAGQFVNVFRTDQLCRSYSLASVSNNQIIELHVRKVPEGSMSNWLYDSNLLGQKITLSGPVGECYLTQDMENDDLLLIGVGTGLAPLYGIVHEAIANGFKGKITLFHGGLRLESLYLVEELKNLEQTHSQFNYFPVYLLGESKEGFLQGDLVELLKKHEFDLKNTTVMVCGDPDMVKKLKQTVFLKGVSSKKIFSDAFVSNKKV
- a CDS encoding group I truncated hemoglobin; the protein is MSSLFENIGGEKAVDAAVDIFYRKVLADDRISHFFDDVDMEDQIAKQKSFLTMAFGGPVNYSGLNMKEGHKHLVARGLNDSHVDAVIELLGGTLKELNVPAELISQVAGIAESVRGQVLGRQG
- a CDS encoding ABC transporter ATP-binding protein, which translates into the protein MLKVLKSMFPYIRPFWKEALVATLLALPLAGIKAYEAYLVKDIFDKGFSAGSTFEDARNLALLLVFLGVLNYPLRYFHYFGLRQVVDKSTRVIRSKIYLKFQNLPAKFYSKQKAGNLISTIMNDTSVFSEAFKNSLEVVREPITALALLGVAFYHDWQLTLVIFAVAPLFIITLHFTGKRIRKYVGRAQSDNAEMTHIVGEALNGQKIIKAFGLKEYIIDRFERTQEMLLFHRRKSNSAEEHSHPLVELIGSIAFAVVIVFAHHRITSGSLTTGGFISFVAALAMFMDPVRRYSKANAKLNQAQAAASRIFELLSVEEEPQGDLKELKSFDKTIEFRNVSFTYGEGTVLKGFNLVITKGEKIGLVGLSGSGKSTLISLLLRLYDVTGGEILIDGVNINEYTLASVRKVFALVSQDVFLFNDTVRENLTTGDEHTDEEIMDALKISYAWEYVKDLPQQLDTQIGDRGLRLSGGQSQRLTIARAFLKNRDVLLFDEATSALDNESEKIVQAALDRVAGHKTVIAVAHRLSTLKDFNRIVVMKDGVKIEEGTHPELIALNGEYRKLFELSQRE